The Candidatus Nitrospira nitrosa genome segment AAAGGTGGCTCCGTGATTCCGTCTCGTGCGTTTCATTGCCTCGCTCCTTTGTGTCGCCACCTTCCGGTGGCGTTGGTGAAGCCAGGCTCCCACTTATCACACTGTCCGAATTTCCGAAGCCCTCTCTCACGTCGTGTCCGGTTGACCTTGAACGATCCACAAAACACGCACTTCTTGCCCCGCAACAAGTTGGCCGCGCACCCGAATACCCGGTTTTGTCCTGTAACCATAAGGCCTCCAGCTTACCTTATGGTTACGAAACGCCCTAATTACCTAAATGAAAGACTACTCCTCAGTGCGATGGGAAATGCGTTCATCCGATCCATAAGGCAACAACAAGGTCGGATAGGATTGCCGGAGATAGTGGCAAAAGAGTTACATAACAAGATCAAAGAAGAGGGGATAAGGTTGACCAAGACTCTCGGCGACACATTGCGTGCTGCCGGACATTTCACAGGCCGTAAAATGGCGCTAGTTGTTCCTCTCGACGAAAAGTCATTCGAGGATGGATTACGCAATCGACTAGACCAGCTATCCAGCTGTCTGGAAAAGATACCGTTCACTCACCAACACGCCCAGGCAGCTTTAGATCGCGTTATTCAGGGAATAGCGCCCAGTTTAGCAAAGTCAGAGGAGTTTCGGGACTGTGCTATATGGGAAGCAACACTAGAACTCGCATCCAATTTCAGTGTTCACTTGATTACAAATGATCGTGGTTTTTATCGCAATCGTGATGTCACACAGGGTATCGCGCAAGAATTAGCGTCCGACTGCCAAAAGACTCCCCAGGTGGTTCAGATTCATGAATCTATCGCTGCCTATCTTAGAACATTCCCTGCTCCTATGATTACGTTCTCGATGAACAGCGTTGAGAGCAGAATAGAAGCTTGGGTTCGCACTGACTTCGGTACTAGTCTGCCATATCAGGGAGGTACCCTCGGAAATCGCCTAGCGTCAGAAGTTCAGCACTTCTTCACTGAAGAAGTGAATCAGTTCGCCATTCAATTCACGCAGGAGTTTGAGCTTGTTGAAGGGTATAAGGAGGGGAAAGGTAGAATTTACCAACCTGCATTTGTTACTGCGAAGGGTAGCTGTGCTTATTGCACGACAACCAATACAGTCACAGAAGTTACGAACCCAGGCTATTCAATATATGTCGGAGAAGATAAGCGATTAATAACTTCAATATCGCATTTTCGTGGATTCAGTATGGGGTTCTAGGTGTGGTCACATACAACTTTCTCCACCCAGATTCTTTCTCGCCGTGCATCTAGAGGGCCTCTCGTTCTTGACTTGATAACCACCTGTAAGCCGTCAAACGACAAGGTCGCTGTCTATCTGTGAAGGTAAGGGGTCGGATACCGTTGTTAGCGGATACGATGAGGTCGCGCAGGCTACGACCTCCCTGCAAGTTTCGTGAAAGCCGATTCGTGCGATGGTGAATCGCTAGTGTCCACGAGGTGTGTATTAGATTCTCTCTGGGTTTGCGGTTGCGCCTATCGGGATGTTCAAGCCTTCTGCTTCCCGCGCTTGGCAAACCGAGGGTTTTCATACGTCAACTCCGCACGTTCCTGCTCTGACCAGAGTCGCACCCCATAGACTTCTTGTAACTCCTGTTTGGCTTTCTCATCGCCCTTTCTGGCCTTTCGGAACAAACTCTGGCGATGCATGTCTTCTTCTTCTTGACTTAGGGACCACTGTGCTCCCATTTCGGCTCCTTTGTTGTAAATGTGTTTGTTCCGCGAGGGTATCTTAGCGGAGGGCGGTTGTACACGAATTGGACGCCCAATTCAAGGGAGGAGAATAGGGGCTATTTTCGAAATGGTTAGGGTGGGGGCGGCAGACTCCAGGGAATCTAACAGGTACGCGACGGGAGAGCGTTTATTCTTTTGTGATTCGTTCCATCCCTCCCATCAACGGCCGTAACACTGGTGGAATTTCAACCGATCCGTCAGGCTGTTGAAAGTTTTCCAGGATCGCCACGACGGTTCGTCCGACGGCCAGGCCTGAACCATTGAGTGTATGGATAAAGTCGGTCTTCGTGTCTTTCTTTCCGCCGGCGGACCGATATTTGATGCTCGCGCGTCTGGCCTGAAACGATTCGAAATTGCTGCAGGAGGAAATCTCGCGATACTGTTGTTGCGACGGGAGCCACACTTCAAGGTCATAGGTCTTGGCGGCGGAAAATCCCATGTCTCCGGAGCACAGGGCCATCACACGATAGGGAAGATTCAAGTCTTGCAAGATTGATTCTGCGTGGCCTGTCAGGCGTTCAAGCTCCTCATAGGACCGATCGGGCGTTGTGAACGCGACCAGTTCCACCTTGTTGAATTGGTGGAGACGGATGAGGCCTCTGGTGTCTTTTCCATAGGACCCCGCCTCTCGTCTAAAGCAGGGTGTATAGGCGGTATACCGCAACGGTAAACGGTCACTGCTCAGGATCTCTTCACGGTGCAGATTGGTGACCGGTACTTCCGCCGTGGGGATGAGGAAGTAGTCTTCGTCTTTCAGACGAAAAAGATCTTCCTCGAATTTGGGAAGCTGACCGGTGCCCGTCATCGTCGATCGATTCACCATGAGAGGTGTGATTACCTCACGGTATCCATGGTGAGTCGTGTGTCGATCAAGCATGTAGTTGATCAATGCGCGCTCGAGTCTGGCACCGGCTCCCGTCATGACGGAAAATCTGGCACCGGCAATCTTCGCGGCTCGATCAAAATCTAAGATGCCGAGGTGCTCTCCGATGTCCCAATGGGGCTTGGGAGAGTAAGAAAACGATGGGATCGTTCCCCAGCGACGAACTTCAACGTTCTCAGCTGCATCAGCCCCGACCGGAACAGAGCTATGAGGGAGGTTGGGGATGCGGAGGGCGACGTCGCTCAGGGCCTCCTCAACCGTTCGCAAGGTTCCTTCGGCTTCTTTGATGCGGTCTCCCACCTGCTTCATGGCGGCCATGGCTGCTTCAGCCGGTTCTTTGGCTCGGCGTAGACGGGCGACTTCTTCTGAACCTTTATTGAGCTCGAATCGGAGTTGCTCAACCTGCGTGGTGATCGTTCGTCGTTGCTCGCTTAACTGTTGGATGTCATTCCACTGGACGTCGTTCCCGCGTCGTCCCAGAGTGGTGCGGATGTGGTCAAGATTGTCGCGGAGCTGTTTGAGGTCGTGCACAGGCTATCCTTTCAAAGCTCGTCGTTCGTGAAGCGCGAGTCTCACATTGCCTGATAACTTGAAACCTAAAACTCGAAACATGAACCGTACAGGCCATTACGTCCCTCCACTAGGCTCGGGACCATGAGCAACTCGAAGGGCTACGAAGAGTCGTGAATAATACGGGCTAGGTTTCCGAGAGTCAACGAAACGACTAGGCTACTGCGTCAGGGGAAGAGGTTTGACATCAATCGGGCATGAGGGAGAGGATAGGCGCGATGCGTCGGATCTCCAATCCCCCCAACCCCTTCGAGTCTCGGCATCGTGATCTCCTTGAGCCGGCTGGTGTCGCCAAGCTGACGCTCTATACCGACGATAGCCGGGAGATTCTCAGTCGTAACGACAGTCCTGATTTACCGTTTCGCTGGAGTGTCAATCCTTATCGCGGCTGCTTTCATGCCTGTGCCTATTGCTATGCCCGACCTTCTCATGAATATTGGGGATTTGGCTCAGGAACCGATTTTGAGAGCAAGCTTGTCGTCAAGCAGGATGCGCCGCGGCTGCTTCGGCAAGCTTTCGAGAAGCCCTCGTGGAAGGGAGAGCTGATTGTCTTTTCCGGAAACACGGACTGCTATCAACCGCTCGAAGCGAGTCATGGATTAACCCGTGCCTGCCTGGAAGTGTGTGCTGAGTATCGAAATCCGATCGCAATCATCACGAAAGGAGCGCTGGTCCTGCGCGATCTTG includes the following:
- a CDS encoding PIN domain-containing protein; translation: MGNAFIRSIRQQQGRIGLPEIVAKELHNKIKEEGIRLTKTLGDTLRAAGHFTGRKMALVVPLDEKSFEDGLRNRLDQLSSCLEKIPFTHQHAQAALDRVIQGIAPSLAKSEEFRDCAIWEATLELASNFSVHLITNDRGFYRNRDVTQGIAQELASDCQKTPQVVQIHESIAAYLRTFPAPMITFSMNSVESRIEAWVRTDFGTSLPYQGGTLGNRLASEVQHFFTEEVNQFAIQFTQEFELVEGYKEGKGRIYQPAFVTAKGSCAYCTTTNTVTEVTNPGYSIYVGEDKRLITSISHFRGFSMGF
- the serS gene encoding serine--tRNA ligase, producing MHDLKQLRDNLDHIRTTLGRRGNDVQWNDIQQLSEQRRTITTQVEQLRFELNKGSEEVARLRRAKEPAEAAMAAMKQVGDRIKEAEGTLRTVEEALSDVALRIPNLPHSSVPVGADAAENVEVRRWGTIPSFSYSPKPHWDIGEHLGILDFDRAAKIAGARFSVMTGAGARLERALINYMLDRHTTHHGYREVITPLMVNRSTMTGTGQLPKFEEDLFRLKDEDYFLIPTAEVPVTNLHREEILSSDRLPLRYTAYTPCFRREAGSYGKDTRGLIRLHQFNKVELVAFTTPDRSYEELERLTGHAESILQDLNLPYRVMALCSGDMGFSAAKTYDLEVWLPSQQQYREISSCSNFESFQARRASIKYRSAGGKKDTKTDFIHTLNGSGLAVGRTVVAILENFQQPDGSVEIPPVLRPLMGGMERITKE